The following DNA comes from Triticum aestivum cultivar Chinese Spring chromosome 3D, IWGSC CS RefSeq v2.1, whole genome shotgun sequence.
tatagtaaggtgctcgtgcgttgcacggaacagtaaaatgcattgatcggggagttttttattttgacaaaggatgtgggggtcatctcatgtgtaacgggtatcgataggtttcttcggatattatttcatctctagatctcacaaaagcgttcaactgttcaacctgcatccaaaacttgtgaagaaataacacttattgtgctttgcaagaaatgatctttaagaaatagtttttgagtatccattgttatacatgttggctacagatgacatggcactttcttatagtcaacagttggctatactattaagtagtaaccatgcccttatacacctagatggagggattaaatcgggatgacttggaagggtgcagaggagatgtaagaaatggttcatcataagtctttcaccaataccgtagtaaaaattcatacattgaagattctagactaaaccataaatggatacagttttattcatgcgcgatactccaatagagcaagatcatgcatggaagtctccacatgcttagacagcggattacattgagcgaagactaatgatcaacatttaacttggtaatgcatatgtccaggtgaacctccttggagtccccgtgcaccacgtTGGGGGGGGGAAATCATACCAtgcatcttccatgtccacatcggcgggaaggtcccagctcggcacagtcctagtcagcttcatgtagccagtgtcgccgcccacgtacctctgaggggtagtaacagtgagcacgcacccgtacctcggcctcgtgtcagtgtcagcgtcagcggcgtcactCCTAACGCACACtatagagacggggcggcggcctacgcgggcctcgccgggcccacgatcaagaggaagatgatgtcgtcctcctccgagactagcaagcggaggtgatcctccagcgacttcagcacggtgaacgggtagcacgtctcgtacttgatgttctccgccaagggccagtagtgagcGTCACACGCCTGCGTgcggtgatgcacgatgtccgccggcgagccccaaaacggcatcgggcactcatagaagtagacgaagggctccttggaggcatcgaccagaccGTCCAtcaaacgggagtggctgtaggggacgttgcgccagttgaatatatgagcaagttactacgagatttagaccgaataagcacaaaataaatcatgacggctataacagagattaaactaatcatgtggactagcatagtagatgaatagatcgaatctaggacacagactagaaacatgaattctaccacgatttcgaacaggaaggacagaaacacatacggtgcaatgggagcagcaccgttggcgttgaggttatcgcccatgtcgttgaggaagaggttgccaaggtcggggaagaagtcgtcgtcggtgaagtcgtcgctgccagcagtcgcgagagtgcgctccccaaatttcaacagcgcctgccgaatggagcgcaggagggagtggctgtaggggacgttgcggccgccgaatggagcgcaggagtagcccacgaagcagtagatggtgctcctccctagtctctactcttagctctatctctactactcttctttgttttttataatatactagtagtagttgtcaaatcgaatagtactgcgccgtccgctgcatgcccggctgaacacgcctcctcgcctccatcaaactcctccgttaaacccgcatgcaaaccgagaaacctgctcctgcccgcgggaggaaatttgccggttgccgttggagaataatagagtcacgtccaatacatttgagttaattgcgtgtatgattcttcctctataaaaagttaattgcatccttaatcttgtattctaagtactctgtgggttccactgtcagtacagtgtacatgacttgcaggcttgtcagtacagtgtacatgacttgcaagctggctacagcttcgtacaaaaagttaaaaagaaacaaatacatccttaatcttgtattctaagtactctgtgggttccactgccagtacagtagcgaaagaagtatatattaaaaaaataaaaagctaaagtttaggacagaattcgaactcaggtcatcgcgctgcgagcatccggcccggaccagtacaccaGGTGTTCGTTGCGAACGATGCAAGAGATTaacctttataacaatgagcccgttcgttgcaatggatccaaagtagaataatacatattcataaatttgaaaaaaacagtttagttttgatatacatatcactaaaaatatcttatgtttcactccaaatatattctttgggctgttttgatgaagtaagggaggaatgtggttggcttcaagatactaaggggttttgtgtaaactagAGCAGAGAattgggaattgttgcaaaaggccacaacttacatcacagccattagatgcagatctaatggtcagaaatggcggatggcagacacaccatcatcaccaactgagtcttttataggagtggGAGTAGaggaaaaaaccgagttggtgatgatggtgtggctgccatcttataatatagatgCCCGTGCTTTACacgaaacatgaagatgcatttgtatgagtagtttatcttgtgggagaaaatgatgaatgagggaaggccttatctgcaaatgtggagaggagtgcgggtaaattgtcatagtttccttcctatctgttagatatagatcggacggcctatattgcaggatggcaggcacacaatcatcaccaactctgctttttataagagtagagatagagataggagtacagaaaaaaccgagttggttatgatggtgtgcctgccatcttataatatagaccgtccgatctatatcagacggatagaaagcaaactatgacaatttacaaaagaataaaagatacccgcacctctctccacatttacagataagttcttgcctcgttcatccttatatctcacaacctcattgctgagcaattaaaaaaggaagtctctggaacaatctggcatggtggccgctgccggcgccgtccatccccatgcctccgcccagtccgaccaccagtcaccaccacgccccactcctcctcaccttatctatcatctttctcgagatatcattttttcaatgaaatggtcgagataccattttttcgataaaattctcgagatatcattagtttttacacatgggattactcctgcatgggtcaatcacaacatgtgttttgtaaaaaaatgcatcttgatgttccgtgcaatgcacgggcatcttgctaatttttttgcatataattccaaacaccacgtagacacggtctttgaccattttacaactatgttagtatcattgttagtggtcagccggtgctagttatagccccgggtgttttaaccttctttttagtaatgatatctggcgattgttcgccacgagctcaatcctggtgaatcccacgtaaccgtcagatttccatccgacggtggcctatttttaagtcatagtatttgacaaaaccgccacccttacataCGTGCTGTAACTacgtcgcgggcgtttgcaactgccatgtctcccagcaaacgtttgctggggattggagttagcaccgatggctatttgtagtcgttccacgctcgggcattgaaatttgtaactattttagattagaataaaCTACTCCTtgggtgctagtagtagagcagagtcctactccactactactctactcaagcaagttagggcatggtagtaggtactgtagggagtaccagtactgtgatcactcaaccaagttgtctggcatcgatataaccctacactgctggtatgtgtctcgtaagtcaagcgacatgctgtagtcatcatcacctgtccacttcccgcggcacatattcgcttctccatctttgtctgcacataatctcgtccaatcttccatccccgctaaggcacatcttctccccccccccccgtccgaaacccaagcactaacaatggtagaaccgagcagcgtccgccaaaacagtggctggaattcgctccccacagaggtaatcaagcttaTTGTTTCGcctgtggacaatctcagtaccatgtcgctcgcctcgtgctcgtcggggctgtaccgtttactcaaagccctcaggccagagctttttaagccagctccttgcttgctgatgcagcctgatcttcagaaacggcgtgtcacgcagcataacgatcgtagggtggtgagcatcaacccccttgactgtgatccgatccccgtcacccacaactacattaacggtgtgtactgggtcggcatgaacacgtcttggatgctgctcgtcgacggtcgcggcagctggatgctcgtggaggtctacacccggcgattgatcccccttccttcgattaacactacactgctttggcaccgcggcccagaatactcggaatcttacagcagccaacatgataccaagtttgatttgctcaaggttgtaatctgccaagtgaccacaagatctgcgaattataaagacttcaggctaattgcgttcttcaaccgcggtctcgcctatctgacaggtcactgcggtaagtggataaatctgcacgtccatcgcaggatcatacatcctccatggttctctgatgccattcaACACAaaggcttcatttacgctgtcgactccttctatggttggacgtattgctggcctactccagtcatcgctacaaacggctgttacagcagtatgttacttttctatgatatcatgatggcttgcttatattgctgtcaacatttactgaaaaaatatccatgctcataacatgttgttcttaagattgacaacattaagagcccttttttatttgactccaacttgatatgatgttgtaagcCACCTGGTGTCCCTATCCTtactaatcccagaacctttcaaagaaaagcggcatggcagttgcaggtggttcctgactcgatcagacgacggcgaacgattgatgatcgttcgtacgtaccggacgtgttgtttcgcggaatacaattgcagtcactgcaaggtctttgagaaggacccagcttctctgggccttcaggaatttttgactggaggctggtaagtagccttggtacacgctctttgtttctcggactgaattatccgattaaccaggagataaccgacggcaaggatcatgatggcagtgcggtttcgttcatcaggcaaaactgtgtgtacacagcgtaccatgcgtctctgcatgcaccataccctgatatgtgtcgccacgctctgcagcccaaagtaggagagagggtcgcaagtatcagacttcgacctgctggctggagtttcccccgtcaggcacccatctggttcaagccgtcagccaatctccacagcttaataaatagtaacgtctaactgagccagttagttagatgtgtacacttggtgtagtaggatctttatttagtttgatgcatacacttgttcttttttggtagcccttttgtaatgatggctaatGTTTGCTTTCTAAGAGAGAGAtgtgtctttactcttctggcctgcttactgcttctgttgcacccccggccctggttgctgttgctgctatttttaatgtacaatcagtagtatatttggTCTGTTGGTctaataaatgtgttgttagaacgacaaacacaatgttttagAAGTCGctgcacggtccgatcctttagtttttttctttttaagGGAAACTGTCCtatcctttagtgccccataccgtacgtagcgcatactatttttggtacggaacacattttccacttgttgataacatgcagcccactgatgaaggcccaatagaggaacccataattaactggaaggaaggctctcacatgaatccggcccaggtacatgttCATGGTCCcataaacataaataagtaaataaataaagctaaatgttgacgcaccagttctttaaattcacgatttaacaggaggatattatttcctatgatagtgtcgtttcattcagtcgatattattcttaggcaaagatagcgaccagtcctctttctcccaccattttcttcctacaACCAGCGGACCCacgcaaatcgtagtcaacgtcgtaaatagttccggtccatttttatttttcaataagaatgttcaacccagcccagcacattggcgacctcactttatcctccgccttggtgcgctcgccgtcgtccggccctgtcaacatagtgaatcgggagaggactgtagttgtgagtatgacaataTGGACCCACCTAGTCCACTCCCGAACagaagcaagcgcctcttttactactcagatgtaCCCCTCGtctttttactctaatccaccctgctgatatctgggacccacatcattttcaacgtatagtcaattaacgacaaaattgcacaactttttttgagtagtaattcggaggagcaggctataaactgggttgtgcggtctctgtggcccgtctaacaacatgaccagcccagcagttttttctttggaaaAATAGGTAGCCtgatatttctttttgaagaatacccaagctaggccaaTTTGTTTTCTCCAActtactgggctacaaatctttcaacacgaggagggatgcatttcggcctggccaaagagtatggtcagtgtctgttaaaagtaatatcaaaggggttgaaaattccaaaaaatatagcaaatgggaaattagtttcttttttgtttttttcttcactgatattttatatttcattggatcttaacatgacatagtactaatttatttttaaatttgttttagtatggctactaatttttggattaagaatattttgtttcctggcaaaaatttgtgaattttcaaaatttcgcacatatttagttcaattttttaaccctggtactgaccagaaaatgggcagcaattctaaaaatggaaaatgggctgcaatattccatatgaattagaaaatgagtaaaggttataaaaataatagcaaatgggttatacacgccacagatttcgaggctgacttgtttacgcaaggctttgtcagtcaacacacgatgctagcagcagtgactgttggatgtccatccaacggccgacgtgcttcttcaatctctgatcttcctgctccagccgcctaatcTAACGCCAGTGGGACTGCCTGTTCCCTCCTCTTGCGGCccactgtgatgccgcgcaggcttcaccggcccaccctactccctccgctggcctggccgcacgcaatcaactgcctccttattacgcgaaaaaaatgatttctcccactgacatctggggcgcaccggttgggaggctgacctgtgggcctactaatttgacgcgcacgcagggctttgtcaacttagtcaacaaacgattctagcagcagtgaccgttggatttgaatcgaacggtcctgctgcttcttcaatcgctactCTCTTGCACCAgtcgcccaaaccagtgccggcgagaccggctgctcctgcctccagtggtcggctgtgctgccgttgaggcctcaccgccccctactactcccaccgctggccaggccctgcggcgacggcagcatcacaccgcagccgaaccagtgaacccttgtattCCTCTCCCCGTGGgcatccactgacgcgtcttccccggctccgcgtcgtccccttcctaggcctcaccatcgtccaccgtcctggtgctctcggagcggcgtggtcaatgtggtcaacgaacgaattctatcggaagagtactgtacgtggagaggctgacagctgggtccacggccgcagcaaggaagtgcctccttattacgcggaaaataatgattcctccacctgacagcagggacctaccagacgggccaccgtatttcacgaaaaaaatgtttcccccctgactgctaggacccaccagctacatcttcgcatgcaaggaagtgcctgacagtcgggacccacccggtcgaagcgtacgtagcgttgtcattctggtcgcgaacacgtacatacatacgaccggtctgtctacaggctgcagcgatgaaccgtggctgtgtaaggaagggcacgtgtcgtagtagaggcgcgcacgtagcatatacacgtacgtacaacggccagcgtgcaagaaattaaatacagtcacgtacgtacatacaggcggggtctcaaacgcctactcgtgcatacgtacggccaggtctcgtgtacatggcgggtcggaacggagaaactgcgtcgtcgtcgtgttcatgggaaggcaacggaatgcgtcatgttcatcgggaggcaacggaacacgtgttgttcatcgggagccaagcggcttggacggaacagccgatggaaacgaggcctggcgtaccgtagaatggaggaaacggccttgtgttcgaccggccacggtcgaaacgggatcctgttcatcgggaggggtctgacgtaccgcaaaacggaggaaacggacttctcttggacctcctacggtcgaaacggggtcctgttgatcgggaggggtgtggcgtaccgcaaaacggaggaaacggacttctgtcgaagcgctacggtcgaaacggggtcctgttcatcgggaggggtgtggcgtaccgcaaaacgagactcaacgggatactgttcatctccaccgtcgacctcctccagcctccacctgcgactgttcatccacgggctcctgttcatccagcctccaccgcgcgctcctccaccggctactgttcaatcagccctctccacagggtcctgttcaaccaaccctccaccggctactattcatacagccctccaccggctactgttcaaccagccctccactgggtcctattcatccaccggctcgatcgatcgaggtcatgttcatccagcggcaacggcctctactaccacgggttcctgttcatccaaccccccaccgggaactgttcatccaaacacccaacaacgctcactgttcatcaagaggcaacaggttcgatcggcttcagttagcggcattagcgaatgaatcgctcgatcgggtttagttaacagccattgatcgatcgctcgggttcagtaacgcgtagcctgcagtgcaatcgctcgggttcagtaggcgaacgcctcgctcgggttcagttagagcccaacgcctcgcaccacgcgcgtacgtgtacgagagaaacgtgcatcgctcggcccccggccacccaccataaccgggaactccccgatattttctgcgccctcgcttctaccatggttttttccgtcatggacggcccaaagaatgtcatgcaactgcgtctccggcccgcccaggacgaaaagcccattttctgtcttgaatttttgtcatagaagtaggagcccaccacatctatgatgataccggattttgtcacaattatcgtcatagaagtgtcataagcatgacagaaaatatTTTCCTTCGGCCCAAAATACAAAATACATGTGATTTCTTATCCCGAGCTAGTCCACTGCGTGCTCCCATACATGTGATTTCTTATCTACCTAACCAGAGACATAAATCCTGCCTTCCAATGACAACTGACATCCACATCGATTGATTGCTAAGAGGTCATCCACGACAACACGATGCCTTTGTGATATTTTTCCTTGGAACTCTGTCTACTACCCCGTCAAAGAAAAAAACGTCCACCATGTGCCAATTCAAACCTAGACATAGGAAACTAGTAAACATTGCATGCCCTCACCAAACTAGTTGTTGTCTTGAGTTGTTCAGTTTAGGAAGCTTGGTGAGATGATAATCCATTAATCAATTACTATTAGCCATTAGCCATTAGCCAGCTCGATAGTCGATAGGAATTACCACTCCATTGATGTTAATACACTAGAAATCTAGCTATGCAGGGGGTGAGATTCATGCACCCTCTCGTACCAGCTGACAACTCATCACACCCTTGAACTTTATTCTCACACATATATATAGCTACTCTTTGCTAGTGGATTAATGGCAATGGGGCGGTAATTGCAATCGAGCTAGCTAATGGCTAATGGGTAATTACTTGATTATGATTCCATCAAAGTCTTTCTAGATTGGATACATGACAACTCATCGTCATCGTCTCTACTCTTCTGACAGGTGTTGCCATGAGCTCATCtgaaaattttaaatttcggcaacaATTTGATATAATTCAAATTTAGTTTAAATTTAATACTAATCTAGTATGTAATTTCGAGCTTACAAAGATTACAGTTACGTACACATCGTAGGAAATGCATTGGCATCACTCATCTCACGTGTTTGTCTCTCTAGCTACTACTGAATGAACACTGTATACGCCAAGTTGTCACACGTATTCCAGGTTACAAATATTTCAATACCAACTGAAAATaacaaaaattcagaatttttttactTTTGAAATACTGAACCTTTCTCATATCTTATCATACCCGTCACAACTCAGCCAGCGTGTCTTAATTCAGTAGCAAGCGTGACCAGAGACCTGAGGTGAGGAACTGAAAATAACAAATTCTGAGGTTACTATTACAAACATTACCTCCAAGATTTTTGTCAAAACATCGGAAATTCCATCAAAACTTCAATGGAAATAATGAACCCTGCTCAAATCTTTTCGTGCGCGTGACAACTCATGGGCAGAGAAGAGCGATAAAAATTGCATCGCCCATGACGATTTGTCATGTACAGGGCAATTCATTATGAGGGGTGCAATTCCTCCTCGTCTTGATCTCTCCGCTGCTATATAAACACCAATCCTCGAGTAGAAGCCAGACACATACCTACCTCGTCTCAGTTTCTAGAAGTCTCTGGCATGGCAATGGCAACGGCGCCGCGGCGGAGGGCGAGCATGGGGCGGCAGAAGATCGAGATCCGGAAGATCGAGAGCGAGGAGGCGCGGCAGGTGTGCTTCTCCAAGCGCCGGGCCGGCCTGTTCAAGAAGGCGAGCGAGCTGGCCGTGCTGTGCGGCGCCGAGGTTGCCGCCGTCGTCTTCTCCCCCGCAGGCAaggccttctccttcggccaccccTCCGTCGAGGCCATCTTTGACCGCTTCGTCCCCTCCGCCGCGCAGCATCCCGGGGCGGTGGCTGCCGGCGCGGGCCTGGGCGCCTCGGGCGACCGCAACCTGGCGGAGCTGAACCGGCAGTACGGCGAGCTGCGCACGCAGCTGGAGGCGGAGAAGGCGCGGAAGGAGCGCGCGGAGGAGGCCATGGCGAAGGAGCGCGCCGCGGGCAACCAGATGGCGGCGTGGCTCGACGCCGACCTGCGCGACATGGGGGAGGAGGAGCTGATGGCCTTCGCCGCCGCGCTGGTGGAGGTGCAGGCCGCCGTCTCGGAGCGCGCCAACCAGGTGCTCCAGGAGGCGCTAAACGTCGGCCGCTCCAGGAGCGCCAGCCGCATGCTCcaggcgcccccaccgcaccagcagcagcagcagctcgccgGGGGCGGTACCTTCGAGTTCGGTGGCACCAGCACCAACGCCGGTATGGAGATACAGCAAATGCTGCTGGCGATgcctccgccgcccccgccggGGTTCGCCCCAGGAATGGACATAGTGCAACACGGCGGATTCCCctattgaggaagtgagaagaagATGAATGATATCCAGTCATCGAGTCGCGAGTCCATCCGTTCTTCcagcacatgcatgcacgcatgcatggaCGCCGTCAGTGAGTCTTTGGTTATATGCATCTTGCATGCCGTTGATGATGATCCATCTGCCTGGATGCATGATGCATATGCAATCTTGTTTTCCTATTTCGTTTTTATTGTCGTTGTTTTGCAACGAAACATATTGGGTCCTTCAATTGTGATTTGTCTCGGTGCTCGAGATTAATGAAATAAAAGCCCTTGTGTACTTATCTCTGCTCGATCGCAACAATGCAAAGATGCATGCAAGAATGTTTTCTGTTAATCAGTACTCGTTAAAAGCTTGTTAAGATGGTGGATCTGTAAGATTTGCACAATGAAAATGGACTTAATTAGTTTTGGCAACAGATAATTCATAACACACGTGTTATGTTCATCCCGACTTCTGGACAGTCTACACAAAACTGAGCAAACTAGTTTTTTTAAACGTCTCCTCCACTGAAAGCACATCgccgaaaatcctaaaataaattcaggaataatgcgagcatcaggacttgaaccctggtaggCTAGGGATATCAccgtccctctaaccatccaaccacaggttggttcacacCCTGATAGGCTGGGGATATCACTGTCCCTTTAACCATCCAACCACGGGTTGGTTCGTACTGAGCAAACTAGTTGATAGACACAAGGGTAGGAATTGTTTTATGAGATAAGTATGCCCAACAAAATTGAAGGTACGGCCCCAACGAGATAAAAAGGTCAAGGGACAAACGAAGCCAAGCAAATAGTTAAGGAGAAATAAAGTTTTACTTTCAAAAATAGATAACAAAAAGTGATGCCCCGTTTGCAGTAATGTCAAGTTAATCTCATTTGGACAGAATTTGTCATCAAGGCCCTCGATAAACATAATGGCCAGTGGGAAATGGCAGTGTGTTGAGGAAAGAGATTAACTTGCTGCAAGCTAATAATAGTGCACATTAGGATACAAATTACTGGATTATTCATGAGCTGCCGTTTCATTTGGAGGATGATACACACTTATGAAGTATCAATGCTAATGCTGGATATGACGTAACAATGCTGGATGACACCTCATGCACTAGGTAGCTAATAATAGTCCACATTAGGATGTGAATTGCTGGATTCTTCATGACCTACTGTTTCATTTGGAGCATGATACATGCTCTTTTCTATGGAAAGCATGATACATACTTATGAAGTAGCAATGTTGGTTATCAAGTAACAATGTTGGATGACACCTCCTGCATGTAGGTGTGGTTTAAATAAGCTACTAATTGATGCATGCCTTTTTTTATGTTCTTATTCTCTTGTCGTTTGTCTCCTGCCAAGTTTACAAACTATATTAAGTAAGATACATGTGAAAGAAACATGGAAAAATATTACTTGAGATACATGAAGCTAAATATATAAATGCTAGTTAAT
Coding sequences within:
- the LOC123075977 gene encoding agamous-like MADS-box protein AGL61, with protein sequence MAMATAPRRRASMGRQKIEIRKIESEEARQVCFSKRRAGLFKKASELAVLCGAEVAAVVFSPAGKAFSFGHPSVEAIFDRFVPSAAQHPGAVAAGAGLGASGDRNLAELNRQYGELRTQLEAEKARKERAEEAMAKERAAGNQMAAWLDADLRDMGEEELMAFAAALVEVQAAVSERANQVLQEALNVGRSRSASRMLQAPPPHQQQQQLAGGGTFEFGGTSTNAGMEIQQMLLAMPPPPPPGFAPGMDIVQHGGFPY